Below is a genomic region from Falco naumanni isolate bFalNau1 chromosome 2, bFalNau1.pat, whole genome shotgun sequence.
AGTAGGGCTTGTCGGAGGTGTGGACGTGGGAGTGCTTCTTGCGGTCGCTGCTGTTGGCGAACTTCCTCTCGCAACCGTCGAACTCGCACTTGAAGGGCTTCTCCCCTGCCGGGATACAGCAACGGCACCGTTACCGGCGGGCGGGGGCACGGCCCTGCCCGCCGCAGCCCCTCCGCGGTGCGGCCTGCGGGGGCGAGCAGCAGGGCAAAgtccccccttcccttctctcctccccGCTCCCATTCTTCCTCCCCCCTCACGACAGTCGTGACACGCCCGAGGCTTCCGACGTTTCCCCTGTTTTGCAAACAGCGCGATGCGGCTGGCAGCCCCgagcccgcagccccgggctgGCGGCGGCAGGGCTCTGTTTGCCCTCTGCCGCGCTCCCCTCGCACACGAGAAACCTTCATTACCGCCCTAATGACCAAGCCCAAACAAAACCTCTCAATGCCTGTGCCTGCCAGGGCTGGCGtttgcaggcagccaggctcGCCTGGCACATCTCCTGCGTAATCCTTTCCCAATGGGGCACTATGCTGGGGGAATAATTAGCTTGGGGGGAAATAAAAGTTAACACCTGTTTAAGTATCCCGATAGAAAGAGGGAGCACCCAGCAGCCCCGTACTGGGAacctgcaggctggggggacCAGCCCAGGCACTGGCAGTGACAGCAGCGAGCTGCTGTTACTGCAGCGGGTTACCTCGGGCTAATTTGGGACTAAAAATCTCCGGCCGATCTATTTTAAGAGCTTTACACGTTGCTTAACAGTTACGGGGGTTGTGAAAATTAGCCCGGGGCGCGTTTGCCTGGCGTAGCTttcacacccacccacaccaccaccatcaccctcCCGACTCCTGACATACCATACCCTGGGACATATATGTTCTGGTACATATCGCCGTGCCCCGGACCGACCCTTTCCCGTAGTTCCCGAATAAGGCTGAGCAAATGCCTATTGCTGAGAGACAGGGGcgcggggggtggtggtggaaaaaGAAGTGCCAGATCCCTGTGCTGCACGTAATGGAGCTTCTTACagcaactttttctttccctgccatGCTACACGTGAGCCCGGCGCAGACAGACCTACACTGATAATATCACGACTATTGCGACTCGAGTTAAAAATGCTGTTGGTTTATGCATGGCTGATACATATTTTCAGATCTGTTCTGCTCTAAGCGCTCAGAAATAACAACCCAGCAGCTCTCTCGATGaacattttctaattttcaCCAGGCGATTTTTACTGCTCCTTCCGTTTGTAAAATCGTATCACGTTTAgcaaaataataatggaaaagaaaactattttttattttttcaaactagctatttctttgctgttactATAGAAATATGTGCCTCTGCATCCTGTTTACACGTCAACTTTTCAAATTTCAACCAGCTTACCTACCAGCGAAGTGGTAGCACTAGAAAGAGAAGGTTTAttcttaaagttaaaaaaaaaaaaagcaagaaaatttatCCCGTGGGTTTTAAGGGGAATTTTCACGTGCACGGAAACCCCCGCACGCTCCCGCTTCCACCGAGCTAAATCTCAAGTCACTTcgtttgttcatttttatttttttttcctggagaaacaaagcaaatctACCGGGGGGttggagggtggggaggggtggggggttggcCGGGTTATGTCTGTATTACTCCAAGGATGCAGGCTCACAGGTCCTGCTGCCGGCAGTGGTCCGCAGAGCCCCAAGCGCAGCACTCCCGAGAGATTCTCCGACCCGCCGGCCCAAAATGTGTCCCCCCCCGTAGTGGCTTTAGGGAAGTACCTTTCCTTGTGAGCTCACGCATGGGCACCCTGCCGGGGGCTGTGCACCCCTCGGGGGGGAGTGGAGGAGAGGGGGAACCCCTCTTCCCTAGCCCCTCCAAGGAGTGCACACCCCCGGGTAGCTCCTCCTCGCCAGCCTCCGGATCGCGACGATCCAATTCCACCCAAATCCAGGAGCGGGGAAGGTCCCGGACTGTCCCTGGCACGCTGACGAGGGCGTCACGTCAGAGTTTAACCATTTGTAGGTGGTTTCAACCCAAGGAAGGTGGCGAGTTGCCGGGCGCCGTCCCTTGACTCCTCTCGGCAGCAGCAGTGCCGCCGGCGGCGGAGGCACGGAGGGGCTTTGGGGTcacttttttttggggggggtgggaatcCTCGGGGGGAAGTCTGGCGATCTTGAGCACCGTCTCCGGCGAGGGGGCagtgttgggggggggtgggggggggtggcacTCCCGTTAGGATGCACCAGGGGTGGGGACAGCGATTTGTCCCCAAAATGGGTCTTGGAGCTGCAGGGCATAGCGTGCAGCTCCCGGGGTGACGCTTTCGAgcaaaaaggggggaaaaaataatacaacaaCCAAGCAAGCAAACGCCTCCTGAATTACCGACATACTCTTCTGCCAGCAGGATTACCAGGAACACGCAAAATCCCCTAATGATACGATCACAGTCTTAttattttccccctccccccaaaaatgcCCATAATAAACGAATAGTTTGTAAATCtctcctgctcccaggctgcACGTGAGTAAATTAAAGCTGAGGCGgcaaaattacagtaattaatCTGATAGGGATGGGCAGAAGGTTTGGAATCCCTCATCCACCCGAGGGCTGTGCGTGGGGAAAGAGTCACGTCCCTTTGCCCTCCCGAGCTGTCAGTCGAGGTGGGCTgttgcccccccacccccgaggGCTGCTTTGTTGCAACGTCTCCTTCTAGGTGGAGATAGCCTTCATGCGTGGGGTCACTCGTGGGCACCCTCCCAGGGGATGCAGGTAGCCCTTGGCTGCAAGCTCCTCCAAGTCTCCTTTGCAAAGGGCCACGTCCCACACAGGGCCTGGGGGCAATCCTCGGCCGCAGCTCTGAGCTGCAAACTGTGCCCGATACATAATTAGGTTATTTTGGGGGGCTCCTGTTCCCGCTGAATCCCTCTGCTCGTGTCGTCGTCCCCGCctcccatccccctcccccgGACTCgctttttcctcccctggaAGCTGGAATGGAGGAGCTGAGGAGCCCAGAAAGGTCCGCGgtgaagttttgttttccaaatcaAGACAGATGGGGAAGGCTAGATAACAAAAACACGGGCCTCCAGCATTTAACTCATTCCGCGGTGCCATTAACACAACAACAACCACCCCCAAAAATGTGTCaaacaccccccaccaccacccgGCAGGAGAAatcacccccccgcccccgacTCTGGGCGTAGAGAGCTGGGCATCCTCAGGTCTCCGTAGCTACATATGGGTTCATGCCTGACATATTCTGGAGATAAAAATCTATAATCCTTTCCGCCATGGGCCATTTGGTTTTACATCGGAACAACACGTTGCACGGTCGCCGCTTTTCTCTTCCCGAGCAGCACACAATAAATCAAGAAAGCAATTACGGCAACTCCGCTTCCTTAAGCGTCCTCCGAGGAATAGTATTTGTCTATCACTATAAATCCCGGCTTCGTTCCTTTTCGGCAGAGTTTTTACCCAGCTCGAAATGCGTTTTTCGGGGGTGGcgaggaaggaggagaaagggaaaaggaaaaaagaaaaaaaatagaggaaaaaaaaaagcctcaaggGCTCAAACACACCCCGACCCCCTCCGGGAGCCTCGCCTGTCCCTCGGGGCATCCCCCGGGGGTGCGGCTCCCTCCTCCCGCAGCTCCCGCTCCGTTGGGCAGCGGGGGCTGCTTTGAAGTTTCCTCCTCAGACCCCCGGAGAGAGGGATGCGTCCTGCGGCAAGCGCCTTCCCCCCCGCGCCCTCCGTCCCGGCTCCGTGGCTCCGCCGCAGGCGGAAGCAGCCCGGGCAGTACCGGCAGCCTCGGGAGCGGGGTCAGTACCGGTAGCCAGCGGCGCCAAGAGCAGCCCCGGTAGCACTGGCAGTCCTGGCTGTTCCGATAGCAGCGGCGGCGCCGGCAGCATCGGTAGCCCCGGCAGGGGGGCACACCCGGTAGCATCGGTAGTCTCGGTAGTAGGTGCAACCCCGTAGCGGGGGAAGCCCCAGCAGCGCCGGTCGCAGGGGCAGCCCCGGTAGCGGGGGCAGCCCGGTAGCTCCGGCAGTACCGGCAGCCcgagcgccgccgccgcccgcagcGCAGGGGAACTGCGCCCCCACGAGCCCCCGCGGCCCCATCTCCGCCGGGCCGAGTGTCCCCCGCCCGTCTCCGGCCCCGGCGGCAGAACCGGCAAGAGAAGCAGAACCGCCGTccttcgggggggggggggggggggggcggcgccgCGCAGTTCTCCCTGGCTGCGGGGTGAGCCCCCCGGGGTGCCccgggcagggggcggcggcAGCTGGGACGGGCGGGCGGGCGCTCGTCGTCTCCTCGCTCCTCCGCCGGGGCTGCTGCTGATCGCTCCCCCGGCTCTGCGCTATTCGTTACCCGGTGTATTTATCCGGTGGTGCCGGgatgtggggagggggtggggagggagttGCCCAAGGTACGGGGTGGGGGACAGGACACGTGtgtgcagggcagaggggccGGGTGCGTGTGCGTGGCTGTGTGTGCGTGGCCCGTGTGCTGCCGAATTACTTATTCATGAAAAAGTCACATGTCCGGCGGTGCgtaggagaggaggaaaagagggggaaagagggaggaaaaaaaaaaaaaaagaaaagaaaaggaaagaagaaaaccctcacggcggcgggggaggggagggagggggggcacCCACCTGTATGAGTCCGTTTGTGGATCTTGAGGTTTTCGGAGCGGGCGAAGACCTTCCCGCAGccggggaaggggcaggggaagggttTCTCTCCCGTGTGCACTCGGATGTGGTTGATGAGTTTGTATTTCGCTTTGAAGGGCTTGCCTTCCCGGGGACACTCCTCCCAGTAGCACACGTGGCTGCTCTGCTCGGGCCCGCCGACGTGCTCCACGGTGACATGGCTCACCAGCTCCTGCATCGTGCTGAAAGTTTTGGAGCAAGGCTTCCTACCGCCCGGTGGCGGAGGCGGAGGCGGAGGAGGCGGCTCCCGGTCGATCCACTTGCAGATCAGCTCTTGCTTGATGGGCTGCCGCATGTACCGCAGGAaggccccggccgccgccgccgccgccgccccgaCGTGGGcatggtggtgatggtggtgatggtggtggtgtggaTGGGGGTGGTGCGGGTGCCCGtggccggccgccgccgccgccaggtTGAGGTTGACGGAGCCGTAGCCTTGCAGCGCcgaggaggaggcggcggcggccccgtAGTGCGCCTCGGCGCGCCCGTAGAGCTCCCCGGCGCCGGCCGCCAGCCCCAGGCGCATCTGCCCGTTGAGCGGCGGGTGGCGGCCGGCGGGCGCGCCCTGCtcgccgggcggcggcggcgggaaggCGGCGTGCGCCCCGTCGGCCGTGCCGTAGTTGCCGGCGGAGGAGATGAAGACGCCGTGGGGCGGCGGGTGCGGGAGGTGGGGGGAGCCGGCGGGCGGGTGCTGCTCGCCCAGCGCCCCGTGtacggcggcggcggcgggcagctCCCGCCGCAGGAGGAAGtcccggcccgccgccccccccgaCGGGTAGCCcgggagggcggcggcgggcggcgcgtAGGCGGCGACggtggtggcggcggcggcggtggcggcggcggcggcggtggtggcggcgggcgcggcgaaggcggcggcggcggcggtgagCGCCTCGGGAGTGAGCTTGAGGGCGGCGGGCTGCGCCATGTGCTCGGGTCCGAGCGGCGTGAGGGCGCCGCCGGGGTCGCCGCCCGCGTCCCCGGGGTGGAGGTGGGCCCCGTGGTGGGGGTGGACGTGGTGGTTCCCCAGCCCCGGGAAGCCTGTCATGTTCTGGTGAGGATGGGGCTGAGCCGCTGCCAAATCCGCTAATCTCAGTGTCGGGTTCCTCTTGCTCAAAGGGGGCTCCATAACGACACAGCCAAGCCCATCTACGCTcgctgttgttatttttttccctctaccCGCCTTCAAAAACATGTATATATTAAGCGGCTCTTTAACTTCTTTTGTCTGCGCTCCTAACTCCGCGCATCCCCGGCCCCGCTCTGGCCGCCCGCGATTGGCAGAGCCCTCACCACACTTCAGCGGCGCGGTGGGAAATACGGCTCGGACACGGCACCGGAGGGATTGGACAGATCCCGATGATTGGCAGCGGCTGGGGCCGCGCGATTGGCTCCCTTTCAGGCCGCCGGCGCAGCGGGGAtccgcccccgccgccgcccccccccccgttcccccgcaccgccccccgAAGTTGCACTTGCAAAACTTCGCGCGGGGCCCGACGGGGCGCACGgggcccc
It encodes:
- the ZIC5 gene encoding LOW QUALITY PROTEIN: zinc finger protein ZIC 5 (The sequence of the model RefSeq protein was modified relative to this genomic sequence to represent the inferred CDS: inserted 2 bases in 1 codon; deleted 2 bases in 1 codon): MFLKAGRGKKITTASVDGLGCVVMEPPLSKRNPTLRLADLAAAQPHPHQNMTGFPGLGNHHVHPHHGAHLHPGDAGGDPGGALTPLGPEHMAQPAALKLTPEALTAAAAAFAXRPPPPPPPPPPPPPPPPPSPPTPPAAALPGYPSGGAAGRDFLLRRELPAAAAVHGALGEQHPPAGSPHLPHPPPHGVFISSAGNYGTADGAHAAFPPPPPGEQGAPAGRHPPLNGQMRLGLAAGAGELYGRAEAHYGAAAASSSALQGYGSVNLNLAAAAAGHGHPHHPHPHHHHHHHHHHAHVGAAAAAAAGAFLRYMRQPIKQELICKWIDREPPPPPPPPPPGGRKPCSKTFSTMQELVSHVTVEHVGGPEQSSHVCYWEECPREGKPFKAKYKLINHIRVHTGEKPFPCPFPGCGKVFARSENLKIHKRTHTGEKPFKCEFDGCERKFANSSDRKKHSHVHTSDKPYYCKIRGCDKSYTHPSSLRKHMKIHCKSPPPSPPLGSQGYAAAGPPDGPLPPEADLAAEPPRGRAAALSPPVTNLSEWYVCQAGGAPRRPRTPSSRDTSPASEGDEPHRTSRGRTAP